From a region of the Methanolobus tindarius DSM 2278 genome:
- a CDS encoding TIGR00725 family protein, with translation MIQIGVIGAGSCDRELEILAEETGAEIARNGALLLCGGLGGVMEASARGAKNKSGTTVGLLPGESRKSANPYIDIVIVTEMGHARNVIIARSADVLIAIGGEYGTLSEIAHSLKMGKTVVTLNSKWEIEGTVKAGSPEDAVRIALDSINEKH, from the coding sequence ATGATACAGATAGGTGTAATTGGTGCGGGTTCGTGTGACAGGGAACTGGAAATTCTGGCTGAAGAAACAGGTGCTGAGATTGCCAGAAACGGTGCACTTCTTTTGTGCGGCGGACTTGGCGGCGTTATGGAAGCTTCCGCAAGAGGCGCTAAAAATAAGTCCGGCACAACTGTTGGTCTTCTTCCGGGTGAGAGCCGAAAGAGTGCTAATCCTTACATCGACATTGTTATTGTTACTGAAATGGGACATGCAAGGAATGTAATTATTGCACGCTCTGCCGATGTTCTTATAGCCATAGGCGGCGAATATGGTACACTTTCTGAGATTGCACATTCGCTAAAGATGGGTAAAACAGTGGTGACCCTGAATTCAAAATGGGAAATTGAAGGTACAGTCAAAGCAGGTAGTCCTGAGGATGCTGTCAGGATTGCCCTGGACAGCATCAATGAAAAGCACTAG
- a CDS encoding type II/IV secretion system ATPase subunit, protein MSLNNNPDDRTETKENEEEIDASVQTETESSEVEDFLREIESNSNSRSSAENTEDDILLNEIPVEGPVEDVILEDSITNEFDEPETEEISLEEETIDTKTGLSDASTHETVAVELQEEETESLAVDEDDVIGELADLILPDAEPVNIDDLKSKIDDVYIPSFKDTIEEDRDSFWKDTVSEIYKEEAIEEDMFIEEEKRSSIFDRVSKIFSSKKSLIEPYNVVEHGPIVDLTMPEDSPFREVELYEVNPLYAYVRIAYDPESHEYQYQAIEPVLSDKEQELLETIKLKFIETLDVNLKEISRKNAEEYLRDNVAKYLQEFKIAISPRKRERIMYHIVRDYVGYGEIDVLMRDPNLEDISCDGPNTPVYIYHKEYNSIPSDIEFPSDEVLDSFAIRIAQICGRHISIANPLLDATMPDGSRIQMTLGREITTRGSTFTIRRFKDNPITPANLIEYHTFSTAMMAYMWLAVDSSKSLVFAGGTASGKTTAMNAVSLFIQPEMKIVSIEDTRELNLSHPNWIPGVTRQAFAGEDKGSIEMYELLRASLRQRPEYILVGEVRGAEAYVLFQAMSTGHTTFSTMHADSVQSVVHRLENPPINVPRIMIQALDLVAIQIQVKVGDERVRRCKSLTEIVGVDPRTGELLTNDVFVWDAARDMFQYSGRSYIIESVMENRGWSEEKVRDELKRRQDILEWAREKKVTHFRDFAKIVVGYNREPEMIMKLVRQELYG, encoded by the coding sequence TTGAGTTTAAATAATAATCCTGATGATCGGACTGAAACAAAAGAGAACGAAGAGGAGATTGATGCGTCTGTTCAGACTGAAACAGAATCTTCTGAAGTTGAAGATTTCCTGCGGGAAATTGAATCAAATTCAAATTCCAGGTCATCTGCAGAGAACACAGAAGATGATATTTTACTGAATGAGATTCCTGTTGAAGGACCAGTAGAAGACGTAATACTGGAAGACAGCATAACCAATGAGTTTGATGAACCTGAAACTGAAGAGATTTCCCTTGAAGAGGAAACAATTGACACAAAAACAGGATTATCGGATGCTTCCACACATGAAACTGTTGCAGTAGAACTACAGGAAGAGGAGACAGAGTCTCTGGCGGTAGATGAAGATGATGTTATAGGTGAGCTTGCGGACCTTATTCTCCCTGATGCAGAACCGGTAAATATTGATGACCTGAAAAGCAAGATCGATGATGTTTACATCCCTTCATTCAAAGATACTATTGAAGAAGACAGGGATTCGTTCTGGAAAGACACTGTTTCTGAGATATATAAAGAAGAAGCTATCGAAGAAGATATGTTTATAGAAGAGGAAAAAAGATCTTCTATTTTTGATCGTGTTTCCAAAATATTCTCATCAAAAAAATCACTCATTGAACCTTATAATGTTGTGGAACACGGACCAATAGTAGACCTTACAATGCCTGAGGACAGTCCTTTCAGGGAAGTTGAACTGTATGAAGTAAACCCGCTCTATGCATATGTAAGAATTGCCTATGACCCGGAATCCCATGAATACCAGTACCAGGCAATTGAACCTGTACTCTCAGACAAAGAGCAGGAACTGCTTGAAACTATCAAACTTAAGTTCATTGAAACACTGGACGTTAACCTCAAGGAAATTTCCCGCAAAAATGCCGAAGAATACCTGAGAGACAATGTTGCAAAATACCTGCAGGAATTTAAGATAGCCATCTCACCGAGAAAACGTGAGAGAATAATGTACCACATCGTCCGTGACTATGTCGGATACGGAGAAATCGATGTGCTCATGAGAGACCCGAACCTGGAAGATATTTCCTGTGACGGACCTAACACTCCTGTGTATATTTATCATAAAGAATACAACTCAATTCCAAGTGACATTGAGTTCCCATCCGATGAAGTTCTGGATTCTTTTGCAATCAGGATAGCACAGATTTGTGGTCGGCACATTTCAATTGCAAACCCATTGCTTGATGCTACAATGCCTGATGGTTCACGTATCCAGATGACACTGGGACGTGAAATTACAACCCGTGGAAGTACATTCACCATCAGGAGATTCAAGGATAATCCGATAACTCCTGCTAATCTTATAGAATATCATACATTCTCAACCGCCATGATGGCTTACATGTGGCTGGCTGTGGATTCGAGTAAAAGTCTGGTATTTGCCGGAGGAACCGCTTCCGGTAAAACAACTGCCATGAATGCGGTTTCACTTTTCATCCAGCCGGAAATGAAAATCGTTTCCATTGAAGATACAAGGGAACTGAACCTTTCACATCCTAACTGGATCCCCGGTGTTACCAGACAGGCATTTGCCGGTGAGGATAAAGGTTCCATTGAAATGTACGAGCTCCTCAGGGCATCCCTCAGGCAAAGACCTGAATACATTCTTGTGGGTGAAGTCCGAGGTGCTGAAGCCTATGTACTTTTCCAGGCAATGTCCACAGGACACACTACATTCTCAACAATGCACGCTGATTCCGTACAATCAGTAGTACACAGACTGGAAAATCCACCTATCAATGTTCCAAGAATAATGATCCAGGCACTTGACCTCGTAGCTATCCAGATACAGGTAAAGGTTGGCGATGAACGTGTCAGAAGATGCAAGAGTCTCACGGAAATAGTAGGTGTTGACCCAAGAACCGGTGAACTGCTTACAAATGATGTTTTCGTCTGGGATGCTGCACGCGATATGTTCCAGTACTCCGGACGTTCTTACATTATTGAAAGTGTAATGGAAAACCGCGGATGGAGTGAAGAGAAAGTTCGTGACGAGCTAAAACGGCGACAGGACATTCTTGAATGGGCGCGTGAGAAAAAGGTCACTCACTTCAGGGACTTTGCCAAGATTGTCGTAGGCTATAACCGTGAACCGGAAATGATAATGAAACTTGTAAGGCAGGAATTGTATGGCTAA
- a CDS encoding ferritin-like domain-containing protein — protein sequence MGTKGVEILGLDVNELIDLLNKALADEWLAYYQYWIGAKVIKGPMREAATAELIEHANDELRHADMVSNRIVQLGGTPVLSPQEWYEITNCGYEAPEDSFVKKILEQNIKGEQCAIQVYSNILEKVKDKDPVTYEIVLQILTDEIEHEDDLQAVMEDIELMQRRD from the coding sequence ATGGGAACGAAAGGAGTAGAAATATTAGGGTTAGATGTCAATGAACTGATCGACTTACTGAACAAAGCACTTGCAGACGAGTGGTTAGCATACTACCAGTACTGGATTGGTGCAAAAGTCATTAAGGGTCCTATGAGAGAAGCTGCAACAGCTGAACTTATAGAGCATGCAAACGATGAACTGCGCCATGCAGACATGGTGTCCAACAGGATAGTCCAGCTTGGAGGAACTCCTGTACTCTCCCCACAGGAATGGTACGAAATAACAAACTGTGGATATGAAGCTCCTGAGGATTCATTCGTAAAGAAAATCCTTGAGCAGAATATCAAGGGAGAACAGTGTGCAATTCAGGTCTACAGCAACATTCTTGAGAAAGTCAAGGATAAAGACCCTGTTACCTACGAAATCGTGTTACAGATACTCACCGATGAGATCGAGCACGAGGACGATCTGCAGGCAGTTATGGAAGATATCGAACTTATGCAAAGAAGGGACTAA
- the minD gene encoding cell division ATPase MinD, translating to MTATIFTIVSGKGGAGTSTAAINLGAALAGFAKKTLIIDADVGMPTIGLMLGLKTSKGTIHEVLAGKVELNEAIYDGPNNMHILPGSISLQGFVNANTEILGDIVESVKEKYDYIIIDSPTGINKNSLLAISLADEIIQLVNPDIASLAGAMKIKAISDNMGKQFRGLVLNRTGITQNEISSERIETALGLKILATLPEEKNVKNSLAFKAPIIVKYPASQVSVNFNRLAAEIAGIKVSAEELAQVEPEKKKKGRKFSLAKNKN from the coding sequence ATGACAGCAACAATTTTCACAATCGTCTCAGGGAAGGGTGGTGCAGGCACAAGCACTGCTGCTATAAATCTTGGTGCCGCTCTGGCAGGGTTCGCAAAAAAAACTCTGATCATCGATGCTGATGTAGGAATGCCCACCATTGGGCTGATGTTGGGACTTAAAACTTCAAAAGGAACTATTCACGAAGTACTTGCAGGCAAAGTAGAGCTTAACGAAGCCATCTATGATGGACCAAATAATATGCATATTCTACCGGGAAGCATTTCACTTCAGGGTTTTGTGAATGCAAATACAGAGATTCTCGGTGACATTGTGGAGAGTGTCAAAGAAAAATACGATTACATAATCATTGACTCTCCGACTGGAATTAACAAGAATTCCCTGCTGGCAATTTCTCTTGCAGATGAAATAATACAGCTCGTAAACCCGGACATTGCATCCCTTGCCGGTGCAATGAAGATCAAAGCTATTTCTGACAATATGGGCAAACAATTCAGGGGATTAGTTCTTAACAGGACAGGTATTACCCAGAACGAGATTAGTTCTGAAAGGATAGAAACTGCCCTTGGACTAAAGATACTGGCAACATTACCGGAAGAGAAGAATGTGAAGAATTCACTGGCATTCAAAGCTCCTATTATCGTGAAATATCCGGCATCACAGGTAAGTGTGAACTTCAACCGCCTGGCTGCTGAAATTGCAGGTATTAAAGTATCAGCAGAAGAACTGGCTCAAGTAGAGCCTGAAAAGAAAAAGAAAGGAAGAAAGTTCTCCCTTGCAAAAAATAAGAATTAA
- a CDS encoding DUF367 family protein, which produces MNHPDEKDIKLFLYHAKQCDPKKCTGKKMAKFGLVNLSEKIERIPPRSILLDPMAEKALSPEDSSNKGITVLDCSWEEVERVFPKLLRMRLEHRALPFLVAANPVNFGRPFKLTSVEAFAAALYILGNKQQAEKIMSKFNWGHTFLELNHEPLEEYSQAKDSKDVLRIQSEYM; this is translated from the coding sequence ATGAACCATCCTGATGAAAAAGACATTAAACTCTTTCTTTATCATGCAAAACAGTGTGATCCCAAAAAGTGCACCGGAAAGAAAATGGCGAAATTCGGACTTGTGAATCTTTCAGAGAAGATTGAGAGAATTCCTCCAAGGTCAATTTTGCTGGATCCAATGGCTGAGAAAGCCCTGTCACCTGAAGACAGTTCCAATAAAGGCATTACTGTGCTTGATTGCTCCTGGGAAGAGGTGGAGAGAGTATTTCCAAAACTTCTCAGGATGAGACTGGAACACCGGGCTTTGCCTTTCCTTGTGGCTGCAAATCCGGTAAATTTCGGAAGGCCATTCAAACTGACATCAGTGGAAGCATTTGCAGCAGCCCTTTACATCCTTGGAAACAAGCAGCAGGCAGAGAAAATAATGTCCAAGTTTAACTGGGGGCACACTTTTCTGGAACTTAACCATGAGCCTCTGGAAGAATATTCTCAGGCAAAGGACAGTAAAGATGTTTTAAGAATACAGAGTGAATATATGTGA
- a CDS encoding peroxiredoxin, giving the protein MEEEIVTMPLIGDAAPNFKAETTAGEINFPKDYKGKWVILFSHPADFTPVCTTEFMTFSTMQEDFKALNTELIGLSIDSIYAHIAWLRTIKEKIEYRGMKDVEVTFPVIADLKMEVAKKFGMVQPNASTTQAVRAVFIMDPKATIRAILYYPLSNGRNMDEIKRLLIAMQKSDAENIATPANWQPGDDVIIPPPGSCGSAKERVETEEEGKYCLDWFMCLKKQS; this is encoded by the coding sequence ATGGAAGAAGAAATAGTAACAATGCCACTCATCGGAGACGCAGCACCAAACTTTAAAGCAGAGACAACCGCCGGAGAAATTAACTTCCCTAAAGACTACAAGGGTAAGTGGGTAATTCTCTTCAGTCACCCTGCAGACTTTACACCTGTATGTACAACTGAGTTTATGACTTTCTCAACAATGCAGGAAGACTTCAAAGCACTTAACACAGAACTTATCGGACTGTCAATTGACAGTATTTACGCTCACATTGCATGGCTGCGCACAATCAAAGAGAAGATTGAGTACAGAGGAATGAAGGATGTTGAAGTTACATTCCCTGTTATTGCAGACCTTAAGATGGAAGTTGCAAAGAAATTCGGTATGGTACAGCCAAATGCCTCCACAACACAGGCTGTAAGAGCAGTTTTCATCATGGACCCAAAGGCAACAATCAGGGCAATCCTCTACTATCCATTGTCCAACGGTAGGAACATGGATGAGATCAAGAGGCTGCTCATTGCAATGCAGAAGTCCGATGCAGAAAACATTGCAACCCCTGCAAACTGGCAGCCAGGAGATGACGTAATCATCCCACCACCAGGATCATGCGGATCAGCAAAGGAAAGGGTTGAAACCGAAGAAGAAGGCAAGTACTGCCTTGATTGGTTCATGTGCCTGAAGAAGCAGTCTTAA
- a CDS encoding type II secretion system F family protein, with the protein MKLTEFLKFNANDQDMLTEEELTELEDTIISSKMEEATKNVVIKEFMKDPLNTLYNYPIYTFAISLPVSLIFFAIGYIATQGTPIIDDVIIFTVLIAITPPAFTFHKKYKRTDTIEEYLPTFLRDISEMSRAGLTLPRAVNTVAKGEYGALTKEVQTMDASMSWGVSFEESLQNFAKRVPTPIIVRSVSLITQASKAGGRVAAVLEAAARDAREVKILERERRGNMMVYVVISYMSFFVFLFVIGMLTSTFVPTMAEAGKAAQAAGAGSQFIGSFDPAKYTRLMMHTGVIQGFMSGLVAGQMGESSVFQGLKHSIILTLIAWMVFTFVI; encoded by the coding sequence ATGAAGTTAACTGAATTTTTGAAGTTTAATGCAAACGATCAGGACATGCTTACGGAAGAAGAACTGACAGAATTGGAAGACACAATTATCAGTTCGAAAATGGAGGAAGCAACGAAGAATGTGGTGATTAAAGAATTCATGAAGGATCCTTTAAACACGCTGTACAACTATCCGATATATACCTTCGCTATCAGTTTACCCGTTTCACTGATATTCTTTGCAATTGGTTACATAGCTACGCAGGGAACACCGATTATTGATGATGTGATAATTTTTACAGTTCTTATTGCAATTACACCACCTGCATTTACATTCCATAAGAAATACAAGAGGACAGATACAATTGAAGAATACCTGCCTACTTTCCTGAGAGATATTTCAGAAATGAGCAGGGCAGGACTTACACTTCCAAGGGCAGTTAACACTGTTGCAAAAGGAGAATACGGAGCTCTTACAAAGGAAGTTCAGACTATGGATGCTTCAATGTCATGGGGTGTTTCCTTTGAAGAGTCGTTGCAGAACTTTGCAAAAAGAGTACCTACACCTATTATAGTAAGATCAGTTTCACTTATCACACAGGCAAGCAAGGCAGGAGGACGTGTCGCTGCTGTTCTTGAAGCTGCCGCACGTGATGCAAGGGAAGTAAAAATACTGGAACGTGAAAGACGTGGTAACATGATGGTATACGTAGTTATCAGTTACATGTCATTCTTTGTGTTCCTTTTTGTTATTGGAATGCTTACATCCACTTTCGTACCAACAATGGCAGAAGCCGGAAAAGCTGCACAGGCTGCTGGTGCCGGAAGTCAGTTTATCGGTTCATTTGACCCGGCAAAATATACGCGCCTAATGATGCATACCGGTGTAATCCAGGGATTTATGAGCGGACTTGTGGCAGGACAGATGGGAGAAAGTTCTGTATTCCAGGGACTGAAACACTCTATCATCCTTACTCTTATAGCATGGATGGTATTCACATTTGTTATCTAA
- a CDS encoding type II secretion system F family protein has product MANPYFIFAYNLFGKYYEKKRVDFFGLRHSLLKNRVDMAYDVYMSGALLSSILSAFVALLGVSFLFLIFGVPEVRPTRIMFPGWMAPYLQYKSIVLGVFFGILFTVLVFVIVYKLFLVYPSIMAGDRKRRIDSMLPYAVNYMSAMSGAGVLPVDLFRSLANNEIYGEMSVECRYLVRDLEILGHDLVTAMKNLSVTTPSTALQDFLQGAITVVTSGGQLEPYFEIKTEQYILENRQNQKEFLETLGLLGETYVTAFVAGPLFLVVVISIMSIMGNAQLVFLYVIIYALIPIGSLMYVVLISTLTPEA; this is encoded by the coding sequence ATGGCTAATCCGTATTTTATCTTTGCTTACAATCTATTTGGAAAATACTATGAGAAAAAGAGGGTTGATTTTTTCGGCCTGCGTCATAGTCTCCTAAAGAACAGAGTAGATATGGCTTATGATGTGTACATGTCAGGTGCACTTCTAAGTTCCATACTGTCAGCATTTGTGGCATTACTTGGTGTTTCTTTCCTTTTTCTCATATTTGGTGTGCCTGAGGTAAGGCCTACCAGGATAATGTTCCCCGGATGGATGGCACCATATCTTCAGTACAAATCCATTGTACTGGGTGTGTTTTTCGGAATTTTATTCACAGTTCTTGTGTTTGTAATTGTTTACAAATTGTTCCTTGTTTATCCATCTATCATGGCTGGTGACAGGAAAAGGAGAATTGACAGCATGCTTCCGTATGCTGTGAACTATATGTCAGCTATGTCTGGTGCCGGAGTTCTTCCGGTTGATCTTTTCAGGTCACTGGCAAACAACGAAATCTATGGAGAGATGTCAGTTGAATGCAGGTACCTTGTACGTGACCTTGAAATTCTGGGTCATGACCTTGTAACGGCCATGAAAAATCTTTCTGTTACGACACCATCAACTGCATTGCAGGATTTCCTGCAGGGTGCTATCACGGTAGTAACCTCTGGGGGACAGCTTGAACCATACTTTGAGATTAAGACTGAGCAATACATTTTGGAAAACAGGCAAAACCAGAAAGAATTCCTGGAAACCCTTGGTCTTCTGGGAGAAACTTATGTAACAGCTTTTGTTGCAGGTCCGCTTTTCCTTGTAGTTGTTATTTCCATTATGTCCATTATGGGAAATGCACAGCTTGTATTCCTTTATGTGATAATCTACGCACTGATACCAATTGGTAGTTTAATGTACGTTGTTCTTATCAGCACCCTGACTCCGGAGGCCTAA
- the xth gene encoding exodeoxyribonuclease III, with product MSKIRIISWNVNGIRAVHKKGFLDWFNEEKPDILCIQETKARKEQLPAELLETEGYYNYFASAEKKGYSGVALYTNKEPVDIKCGFGIEKFDSEGRTQIADFGDFVLFNIYFPNGKASDERLAYKMEFYDAFLEYANTLKSKGKSIIVCGDVNTAHKEIDLARPKDNETVSGFLPEERAWIDKLLDNGYVDTFRMFNEEPENYTWWSMRTRARERNVGWRIDYFFASDNLKDNIKDAFILPEVMGSDHCPIGIDVEF from the coding sequence ATGAGTAAGATCAGGATAATTTCATGGAATGTAAATGGCATAAGGGCGGTTCATAAGAAAGGTTTCCTTGACTGGTTCAATGAAGAGAAGCCTGATATACTCTGTATTCAGGAAACAAAAGCTCGCAAGGAACAGCTTCCGGCAGAACTTCTGGAAACTGAAGGCTATTATAATTATTTTGCCTCTGCTGAGAAAAAAGGCTACAGTGGAGTTGCCCTTTACACCAATAAAGAACCTGTGGACATTAAATGCGGCTTTGGAATTGAAAAGTTCGACAGCGAAGGACGCACACAAATTGCAGACTTCGGGGATTTTGTGCTCTTTAATATATACTTCCCAAACGGCAAGGCATCAGACGAAAGACTTGCGTACAAAATGGAATTTTACGATGCATTCCTTGAATATGCCAACACCCTCAAGTCAAAAGGCAAAAGCATAATCGTATGCGGTGATGTGAACACTGCACACAAGGAAATAGACCTTGCCCGCCCAAAAGACAATGAAACTGTTTCTGGATTCCTGCCTGAAGAACGCGCATGGATTGATAAACTACTTGATAACGGTTATGTGGATACGTTCAGGATGTTCAACGAGGAACCTGAAAACTATACCTGGTGGAGTATGAGGACAAGAGCCAGGGAAAGAAACGTTGGCTGGAGAATCGATTATTTCTTTGCAAGTGATAATCTGAAAGATAATATCAAAGATGCGTTCATACTGCCGGAAGTAATGGGTTCAGACCATTGCCCGATAGGAATTGATGTTGAATTCTGA
- a CDS encoding Fur family transcriptional regulator: MKKADIKYTNQRIEILDFLKEFDGHPTVDDVYEGVRQKLTRISKATVYNNLKFLAEKGLIKEVNVKGVSRFEANLVPHHHTICIECGEITDYQSDELSEYAMKIAEKIDDFKIESADTNFYGICKKCMEME; this comes from the coding sequence ATGAAAAAGGCAGACATCAAGTATACAAACCAGCGGATTGAGATCCTGGATTTCCTCAAGGAATTTGATGGTCATCCAACTGTAGATGATGTCTATGAGGGAGTAAGGCAAAAACTGACACGTATCAGCAAAGCTACAGTTTACAATAACCTGAAGTTCCTTGCTGAAAAGGGATTGATTAAGGAGGTGAATGTCAAGGGGGTTTCAAGGTTCGAAGCGAATCTGGTGCCTCACCACCACACGATATGCATCGAATGCGGAGAAATTACAGACTACCAGTCAGATGAACTTAGCGAATATGCTATGAAAATAGCAGAAAAGATTGACGACTTTAAAATTGAATCAGCAGACACTAACTTTTACGGAATTTGTAAGAAATGTATGGAGATGGAGTAA